CAATAATTTCTCCTGAAGTTTGTTAAATTGACCAAAATTAGGCAAATGAATAGGGGTCTGTAGGCGCCCCCTCTCGCAGGTGACGTCGCATAATGCTCGCCTGGGCCAGCTGcattcccccttttcttctcagccCACTCTTCGTGTTGCCCCCCAatcctcccaccacccccctcacacacacacacacacacgcacacacactcacacacacgcctGCCTgtctttcctcccccaccctctggcATTATTAAAATTTAGCCCAACGAAACTATTCATACTTTTCAATGGACATTTTCCTTATAGGATAATAGGCTACAAATTGAGCCTCTTCCCCCCGCGAGGAGAGAGCCCGagggggggagaaaagaaaggcgGCGATGTGGTCAGGGAGTAGGGGGGAGCGTCGCGTGCCAAAGACCTGCGGGAGGGGCGAGGCGAGGCGGGAGCCTCTTGTGCCCGCCGCAGCCCCACACCTGCCGGGATGTCCGGACAAATAAAGCGGTGTAAACAAAAAGGGGGGAGATGGACGTGTCACCAAGTCGTGTGAGAAAAGCCTGGGAACAAACGGGGCGCCTCCGTCTCCAAGAGCTCTCCCTTGAACCCGGCGGAACAGCCTATTAAAGGCTTACTTAATTACTTTAATGACTCTGGACAGGCTTTAAAACGCACTCGGCGCTGAGACTGCGGGCTTGCTGGGATTTGTAAACAGGCAATCGTGTGAGACTCAGCGGTGGGACTAAAGGAGGCGACACTGTTTTGTGAGGGTCCTCGCCCCCCGGCGCCCGCGGCCGCTGCGCCCCTGCGCTCGCTCGTCCGCCGGCGCAGGTTTACCGCCTCCTTCCCGCCCCGGCTGTTGCCATGCTAATGTTATTCCCCCCCCCGGTCACGTGTCCTTTGAAGGGCCACGTGGATTAACAAAGCTGATCTGCCCCCAGCTCGCCCCCCTCggctgctaattttttttttcttaactttaaaaaaaaaactgatcttGAATGCATGCATCCCCCAAACGCAGCTCCCCTAATCCTATGGAATAATTCAAGTCGTGAATGCACTTGGAGCCCTGGATGACCGCTTTATAAGGCAGCCCCTGGTAGTTGGGAGGCTGCAGTCTACCTGGGACACTCGAGGAGGCACACGAGGCGAAAAGTGGACGGGTGCCTCGCGCCACCGCCTCTCCCGAGGGCGCGTACTGACCAGAATGTCAGGAAAGCTCAAGGAACGCAAAGTGAGTCGGCTGAGCCCAGATGGCTCTTGCGCCAACAGGGTGGGGGCGTCTGACGCCCGCAGCACCACCTGGCTGGACCGACGGGCAGGGACATTATCACACGGGACTTATGGAGAGTAATCCTGAGTGGTTTGAGAAGGGGATGAGGATAGAGGGAGGGGACGCCTCAGTCAGGGAGGAGCCCACGCCTGGAGGCTGGTGGCCACCTCCCCACTGCCCTGCTGCTCAGCACGGCGGTGTGGCCCAGCGGACGCTGGAAAGGGAGCGCACCAGCGCGGGTGTGAGAAGGCAGAGCTTATGTGACCCACTGTGGAGGGACAGGGGCCTGGGGCGAGTCCCTGGGCAGCGCTGAGGGCTGGGAGACAGCTGTGCCAGCCGTGCCTTTCACGACTCTCTGGGCAAAGCCATCCTAAACGTACAAACCTCTGTTCGCAGAGAACCCCCGTTTCCCACAAAGTGATAGAAAAGCGGAGGAGAGACCGGATTAACCGCTGTTTGAACGAGCTGGGCAAGACGGTGCCCATGGCCCTGGCGAAGCAGGTAACGTCGGCGGCCGAGAAAACGGTGCTGGCGCTGGGGATCCTCTGCCGCCACTCTCGGCAGTGATGCCGGGAGTCTGGAGCCTGAGAGGGCCTTGCACGTGTGGGCTCCCTTCCCGGGTGCCTGAGCGCTGAGTGAGCCCCGGGCGGCCCTCGCGCAGATCCACAGCAGCGCCCCACTCGCTGGTCCTCTCCGGATAAAACCTTGCACCCAGCCTGCCCGGGTTGGCCGGCACCCGCTGGGCCGCTTCGAGGAGCCCTTCCTCCTTTTGCAGAGTTCCGGGAAGCTGGAGAAGGCGGAGATCCTCGAGATGACCGTTCAGTACCTGAGAGCCCTGCACTCCGCTGATTTTCCCCGGGGAAGGGAAAAAGGTGGGCGCGGGTTGCGCAAAGGGGAACCTGGACAGGGACCGTGCGCCACACGGAGACCTGGGGGCGGGAGTGGGAGTGAAGCGGCGCTCGCTAGAGGTCTCTCGCTCTCTGGATGctgccggggcgggggcgggggcggggtggaggtgggagcgGACTCCTGTGAAAGCTAGGGGGACTGGAGCACAGGTGTCTGGGGATAGAGGTTCCGCGGCCTCCTCtcaggtggggagggtggggtcaGACTCTTAAGGAAAAGGAAGTCGCTAGCTGGCGTTTTTCCAGTCTCCAGAGTAACAAGAGGAGAGGGCGGGCGTCCAACGGAAACTCCGGCCAGGAAACATGATGGGAGGTGCTTGGCCCCCGCCTCGCGCTCCCGGTCGGAAAGGGCGctcacagtttttttctttctacggTTTTTCTCGCCCCTCCAGCAGAACTGCTAGCGGAGTTTGCCAACTACTTCCACTACGGCTACCACGAGTGCATGAAGAACCTGGTGCATTACCTCACCACCGTCGAGAGGATGGAGACCAAGGACACCAAGTACGCGCGCATCCTCGCCTTCTTGCAGTCCAAGGCCCGCTTGGGCGCCGAGCCCGCCTTCCAGCCGCTGGGTTCGCTCCCGGAGCCGGATTTCTCTTATCAGCTGCACCCAGCGGGGCCCGAGTTCGCAGGCCATAGCCCTGGTGAGGCGTCCGTGTTCCCGCAGGGCGCGGCCCCAGGGTCCTTCCCCTGGCCACACGGCGCGGCCCGCAGCCCGGCGCTGCCCTACCTGCCCAGTGCGCCCGTGCCTCTTCCGAGCCCTGCGCAGCAGCACAGCCCCTTCCTGACGCCCGTGCAGGGCCTGGACCGGCATTACCTCAACCTGATCGGCCACGCCCACCCCAACGCCCTTAACCTGCACACGCCCCAGCACCCCGCGGTGCTCTGACGCCGACTCGCCCACAGATTTCTTTGCGCTTCGGGCGCTGCCTGGGAGAAATACTGTATATTGTACAAGTGTAAATACGGTGCCAACAAAAGAGCTGGGTGGGGGAAGGCCAAAAGCGAAAGAGTCTTCTGAAGGATCTCCCCCTTGGCAATAAACGTTTTCTGAAGGTACCAGAAAGATGGATTTCTTGTTACCTTCTGCTCTTCCAAAACCCACCCCCTCCGAGGTGTCTCGGGCGCAAGGCTGATAGGGGCCAAGGTGACGGCCCTCAATAgtctgggtggggaagggggcgggTCGCTGCGGTGTCTGAGGAGGCGGGGAGGCTAAGTGGAGGGGTCGCTTCCAGGCTGAATTCGCGTTTCCCCCGGGGCTCCAGACCCGCAAGTGCCTCGGGCGCACCTTGGGCATTTGCCTGGGGGAAGGGCAGACTCAAGGAACAGGGCCCTCAGCTCTCAGAAAATACAAATCGAAGGACCCTCCCCTAGCTGGCTTTGGCGGACTTTCGCCAGTTCCGACCTGGGCGCCCTTCCCTAACCCGGGACGAGGCCCCGGACACGCGCGCACCACATGCCCGCTGGTCTGGAGCGCGCCGAAACTCAGACCATCGGGATGCGTGACTAGGTTTACGGCCTCAACCTGTCTGGTAAAAAATATGTAGAGGAGGTAGCTTCCGAGTGTGGCTTAGAAACAACAGACGATGAAGTTTATCTTCGAATGACAACTACTCGTCGGCACCAAAGGGTTCGGGAAGCTGGAGTTGCCTTTGGCGCACAAATCAGCTCAGCTTAGGGGCCGCTGGGCAATCTGGTGAGAGGCCGGCGGCGACCGGGTTGGGAGACGTGCTCCCCCGAAAGGATTGTTCCCTCTGCCCACACCCACATCCGGCCACTGGTGCGGCGTTGAGACGCTGGGTTCTTGGGCCTGCTGAGAAAGGCTTCTCCACcttttcctgggggagggggatttTAACCTTCTCGCTCCACCCAGAACATAGGAACGTTTTTGCGGTCTAGGGAAGACTTGGCTAGTGATCTGTAAGGGGCTTGTAGTTTTCAACAATTCGATCTGTCTTACCCACAAAACagcaatacatttaaaataacaagcTGAAATCAGGTTTTTCTAGGACCCAGAGAGCAAAATAAGCCTCGCTGTTGTTCTATGTTAACTGATAAAATG
This genomic window from Phocoena sinus isolate mPhoSin1 chromosome 21, mPhoSin1.pri, whole genome shotgun sequence contains:
- the HELT gene encoding hairy and enhancer of split-related protein HELT isoform X1; translation: MSGKLKERKRTPVSHKVIEKRRRDRINRCLNELGKTVPMALAKQSSGKLEKAEILEMTVQYLRALHSADFPRGREKAELLAEFANYFHYGYHECMKNLVHYLTTVERMETKDTKYARILAFLQSKARLGAEPAFQPLGSLPEPDFSYQLHPAGPEFAGHSPGEASVFPQGAAPGSFPWPHGAARSPALPYLPSAPVPLPSPAQQHSPFLTPVQGLDRHYLNLIGHAHPNALNLHTPQHPAVL
- the HELT gene encoding hairy and enhancer of split-related protein HELT isoform X2, with amino-acid sequence MSGKLKERKRTPVSHKVIEKRRRDRINRCLNELGKTVPMALAKQSSGKLEKAEILEMTVQYLRALHSADFPRGREKELLAEFANYFHYGYHECMKNLVHYLTTVERMETKDTKYARILAFLQSKARLGAEPAFQPLGSLPEPDFSYQLHPAGPEFAGHSPGEASVFPQGAAPGSFPWPHGAARSPALPYLPSAPVPLPSPAQQHSPFLTPVQGLDRHYLNLIGHAHPNALNLHTPQHPAVL